A section of the Agromyces aurantiacus genome encodes:
- a CDS encoding YajQ family cyclic di-GMP-binding protein, protein MADSTFDIVSKVDKMEADNAVNQARKEIEQRYDFKGVGASVEWSGEKILLKASSEERVKAVLDVVQSKFIKRGISLKSLDAGEPYASGKEFRLEVGLKNGIDQEHAKKIGKLIRDEAPKTVKSQIQGDELRVSSKSRDDLQETIRLLKAADLDVDLQFVNFR, encoded by the coding sequence ATGGCAGATTCGACGTTCGACATCGTCAGCAAGGTCGACAAGATGGAGGCCGACAACGCGGTCAACCAGGCCCGCAAGGAGATCGAGCAGCGCTACGACTTCAAGGGCGTCGGCGCGTCGGTCGAGTGGTCGGGCGAGAAGATCCTGCTGAAGGCGTCGTCCGAGGAGCGGGTCAAGGCCGTGCTCGACGTCGTGCAGTCGAAGTTCATCAAGCGCGGCATCTCGCTGAAGTCGCTCGACGCGGGCGAGCCCTACGCGTCGGGCAAGGAGTTCCGCCTCGAGGTGGGCCTCAAGAACGGCATCGACCAGGAGCACGCCAAGAAGATCGGCAAGCTCATCCGCGACGAGGCGCCCAAGACGGTGAAGTCGCAGATCCAGGGCGATGAGCTGCGCGTGTCGTCGAAGAGCCGCGACGACCTGCAGGAGACCATCCGGCTGCTGAAGGCCGCCGACCTCGACGTCGACCTGCAGTTCGTCAACTTCCGCTAG
- a CDS encoding serine hydrolase domain-containing protein, whose amino-acid sequence MRRSQTRLRLLGPLALSACLALSGCVAGAPATGADSTPPATTDGGTSGDAELLRLIRPSFLAPTDRVAVAVIDDDGVRTAFIDADHSTTFEIGSITKPFTGELLALAIERGEVRADDPVGRYLDLGDAPVASVTLRDLAAHRGGIPTFPTDPEWVERVSAAIESGEDGIDETVDEMLAEARGVEVAPGRGFSYSNMGAALVGQALAAAAGTDYRSLVTERLLEPLGLDGASLPLTGEEVPASHAGGFAEDGDAVAPSSLAAYAPAGGIDATIDDLAVFAQAVLDGPLTGSAAQSDLIEVGDGSRIGYFWNVRDDGEHRIVSHNGMTLGFASVLLIDTTDGTAAIVLSNRQASVDDVGATLLAHLG is encoded by the coding sequence GTGCGCCGCTCGCAGACCCGCCTCCGCCTCCTCGGACCTCTCGCCCTCAGCGCCTGCCTCGCCCTCTCCGGCTGCGTCGCCGGGGCGCCGGCGACCGGCGCCGACAGCACGCCACCCGCCACCACCGACGGCGGCACCTCGGGCGACGCCGAGCTCCTCCGACTCATCCGCCCGTCCTTCCTGGCCCCGACCGATCGCGTGGCCGTGGCCGTGATCGACGACGATGGGGTGCGGACCGCGTTCATCGACGCCGACCACTCGACGACCTTCGAGATCGGCTCGATCACGAAGCCGTTCACGGGCGAGCTGCTCGCCCTGGCGATCGAACGCGGCGAGGTCCGGGCCGACGACCCCGTCGGGCGGTACCTCGACCTCGGCGACGCGCCCGTGGCATCCGTGACCCTGCGCGACCTGGCCGCGCACCGCGGCGGCATCCCGACGTTCCCGACCGACCCGGAGTGGGTCGAACGCGTGAGCGCAGCCATCGAGTCGGGCGAGGACGGCATCGACGAGACGGTCGACGAGATGCTCGCCGAAGCCCGCGGCGTCGAGGTCGCGCCGGGCCGGGGCTTCTCGTACAGCAACATGGGAGCCGCGCTCGTGGGGCAGGCGCTCGCGGCCGCCGCCGGAACCGACTACCGGTCGCTCGTCACCGAGCGGCTGCTCGAGCCGCTCGGCCTCGACGGCGCGAGCCTGCCGCTCACCGGCGAAGAGGTGCCGGCCTCGCACGCGGGCGGCTTCGCGGAGGACGGCGACGCGGTCGCGCCCTCGTCGCTCGCCGCGTACGCGCCGGCCGGCGGCATCGACGCGACGATCGACGACCTCGCGGTCTTCGCGCAGGCCGTGCTCGACGGACCGCTCACGGGCAGCGCGGCGCAATCCGACCTCATCGAGGTGGGCGACGGGTCGCGCATCGGCTACTTCTGGAACGTCCGCGACGACGGCGAGCATCGGATCGTCTCGCACAACGGCATGACCCTCGGGTTCGCGAGCGTGCTGCTCATCGACACGACCGACGGCACCGCCGCGATCGTGCTGTCGAACCGCCAGGCGTCGGTCGACGACGTGGGCGCGACGCTGCTCGCGCACCTCGGATGA
- a CDS encoding FAD-dependent oxidoreductase, whose amino-acid sequence MPHDGDADVIVVGAGLAGLRCAVRLAEAGHHVVVLEAEPVVGGRQRTDEVDGFLLDRGFQVLNPAYPAVRRWVDVDALGLRRFPVGVRVRRDGGVVELVDPRRHPGRIPSMLASGLVRPSDVVALARWAVPVLARPRAVIAGPDRTLREGWDRVGLRGPLRTEVLEPFLAGVLADGDGATSDSFARLLVRMFALGSPGVPERGIAALPVQLAEAARAAGAEIRLGRRVRRLRGRADRTGVEVDVAQSDALGARAVVVAVGPEAVADLVDVPAPETKGLQTWWFAADDAPATSALLSVDGRHRGPVVNTVVMSRTAPSYAPPGRHLVEATCLLPRAMDGATAPTEADVRRQLAEIWGADAAAWALLRRDDLPHALPAQPPPLRTTSPARIGPGRYVAGDHRDTASIQGALVSGDRVARAVLRDLRGAS is encoded by the coding sequence ATGCCGCACGACGGCGACGCCGACGTGATCGTCGTGGGCGCGGGACTCGCCGGCCTCCGCTGCGCCGTCCGCCTCGCCGAGGCCGGACACCACGTCGTCGTGCTCGAGGCCGAGCCCGTGGTCGGCGGCCGTCAGCGCACCGATGAGGTCGACGGCTTCCTGCTGGACCGCGGGTTCCAGGTCCTGAATCCCGCCTACCCGGCCGTCCGCCGATGGGTGGATGTCGACGCCCTCGGCCTGCGGCGGTTCCCGGTCGGTGTTCGCGTGCGGCGCGACGGCGGCGTGGTCGAGCTCGTCGATCCGCGCCGGCATCCCGGTCGCATCCCGTCGATGCTCGCGAGCGGGCTGGTGCGCCCGAGCGACGTGGTGGCGCTCGCGCGCTGGGCGGTGCCGGTGCTGGCGCGGCCGCGAGCCGTCATCGCGGGCCCCGACCGCACGCTGCGCGAGGGATGGGACCGGGTCGGGCTCCGCGGACCACTGCGCACCGAGGTGCTCGAGCCGTTCCTCGCCGGCGTGCTCGCCGATGGCGATGGCGCGACCTCCGACAGCTTCGCGCGGCTGCTCGTGCGCATGTTCGCGCTCGGATCGCCGGGCGTGCCGGAGCGCGGCATCGCCGCCCTTCCGGTCCAGCTCGCCGAGGCGGCACGGGCGGCCGGCGCCGAGATCCGGCTCGGCCGCCGCGTCCGTCGACTGCGCGGCCGAGCCGACCGCACCGGCGTCGAGGTGGACGTCGCGCAGAGCGACGCGCTCGGCGCGCGTGCCGTCGTGGTCGCCGTCGGCCCGGAGGCGGTCGCCGACCTCGTCGACGTGCCCGCGCCGGAGACGAAGGGATTGCAGACCTGGTGGTTCGCCGCGGATGACGCGCCCGCGACATCCGCTCTGCTGAGCGTCGACGGCCGGCATCGCGGGCCTGTGGTCAACACGGTGGTCATGTCGCGCACCGCGCCGTCGTACGCGCCGCCGGGCCGTCACCTCGTCGAGGCCACGTGCCTGCTTCCTCGGGCGATGGATGGCGCGACCGCGCCGACCGAGGCCGACGTGCGCCGGCAGCTCGCCGAGATCTGGGGAGCGGATGCCGCGGCCTGGGCGCTGCTGCGCCGCGACGACCTCCCGCACGCGTTGCCGGCGCAGCCGCCCCCGCTGCGCACGACCAGCCCGGCCCGCATCGGGCCGGGCCGGTACGTCGCCGGCGACCACCGTGACACCGCGTCGATCCAGGGCGCGCTCGTGTCGGGGGATCGGGTCGCGCGCGCGGTGCTGCGCGATCTGCGCGGGGCAAGTTGA
- a CDS encoding glycoside hydrolase family 13 protein: MTDAQPSTLDTGTVLAADPDWWRQAAVYQIYPRSFADANGDGIGDLKGITSRVPYLVELGVDAVWLSPFYPSALADGGYDVDDYRDVDPKLGTLADFDEMIAALHAAGIRLIADIVPNHSSNRHEWFREALASPKGSAARDRYIFRDGEGSDGTQPPSDWQSIFGGSAWEPVGEGQFYLHLFAPEQPDLNWANREVRDDFLRTLRFWSDRGVDGFRVDVAHALAKDLTYPLRSHAELEATKLAEDGSHPLWDREELDEIYAEWRAVFDEYDPPRIAVAEAWVAPTRRHRYAAPTSLGQAFNFDLLRANFDAAEFHEIVDRNMTFAGETGSSNTWVFSNHDVVRHATRYGLPEDDSNEGDVGKQWLLRGGSPAEVDEALGLRRARAATLFLLGLPGSAYLYQGEELGLPEVGEIPDASRQDPTFFRNAGVEVGRDGCRVPLPWVADAPSFGFGPTAASHLPQPSWFARYAVDVEAADPDSTLSMYRRALALRHELHGEEKLAWVTLDEPTVLAFQRPGGWTVVTNFGSSSFALPDGLGGMEVLLASAPLDAAAPGIVVPPATTVWTR, from the coding sequence ATGACCGACGCCCAGCCGTCGACGCTCGACACCGGCACCGTGCTCGCCGCCGACCCCGACTGGTGGCGCCAGGCCGCCGTCTACCAGATCTATCCGCGCAGCTTCGCGGATGCGAACGGCGACGGCATCGGCGACCTCAAGGGGATCACCTCGCGCGTGCCGTACCTCGTCGAGCTCGGGGTCGACGCGGTGTGGCTCTCGCCGTTCTACCCGTCGGCGCTGGCCGACGGCGGGTACGACGTCGACGACTACCGCGACGTCGACCCGAAGCTCGGCACGCTCGCCGACTTCGACGAGATGATCGCGGCGCTGCACGCCGCCGGCATCCGGCTCATCGCCGACATCGTGCCGAACCACTCCTCCAACCGGCACGAGTGGTTCCGCGAGGCGCTGGCGTCGCCGAAGGGCTCCGCGGCCCGCGACCGCTACATCTTCCGCGACGGCGAGGGTTCGGACGGCACGCAGCCGCCGAGCGACTGGCAGTCGATCTTCGGCGGCTCGGCGTGGGAGCCCGTGGGCGAGGGGCAGTTCTACCTGCACCTCTTCGCGCCCGAGCAGCCCGACCTCAACTGGGCGAATCGCGAGGTGCGGGACGACTTCCTGCGCACGCTGCGCTTCTGGTCCGACCGCGGCGTCGACGGATTCCGCGTCGACGTGGCGCACGCGCTCGCGAAGGACCTCACCTACCCCTTGCGGTCGCACGCCGAGCTCGAGGCGACGAAGCTCGCCGAGGACGGCTCGCACCCGCTGTGGGACCGCGAGGAGCTCGACGAGATCTACGCCGAGTGGCGCGCCGTGTTCGACGAGTACGACCCGCCGCGCATCGCGGTCGCCGAGGCCTGGGTCGCCCCGACGCGCCGGCACCGGTACGCGGCGCCGACGAGCCTGGGCCAGGCGTTCAACTTCGACCTGCTGCGCGCGAACTTCGACGCGGCCGAGTTCCACGAGATCGTCGACCGCAACATGACGTTCGCCGGCGAGACGGGCTCGTCGAACACGTGGGTGTTCTCCAACCACGACGTCGTGCGGCACGCGACCCGCTACGGCCTGCCCGAGGACGACAGCAACGAGGGCGACGTGGGCAAGCAGTGGCTGCTGCGCGGCGGCTCCCCCGCCGAGGTCGACGAGGCGCTCGGCCTGCGTCGCGCGCGCGCCGCGACCCTGTTCCTGCTGGGCCTGCCCGGCAGCGCCTACCTCTACCAGGGCGAGGAGCTCGGCCTGCCCGAGGTCGGCGAGATCCCGGATGCGTCGCGCCAGGACCCCACGTTCTTCCGCAACGCGGGCGTCGAGGTCGGGCGTGACGGATGCCGCGTGCCGCTGCCGTGGGTCGCCGACGCGCCGTCGTTCGGGTTCGGGCCCACCGCGGCCTCCCACCTGCCGCAGCCGTCGTGGTTCGCGCGGTACGCGGTCGACGTCGAGGCGGCCGACCCCGACTCGACGCTCTCGATGTACCGCCGCGCGCTCGCGCTGCGGCACGAGCTGCATGGCGAGGAGAAGCTCGCGTGGGTGACGCTCGACGAGCCCACGGTGCTCGCGTTCCAGCGCCCGGGCGGATGGACCGTGGTGACGAACTTCGGCTCGTCATCCTTCGCGCTGCCCGACGGCCTCGGCGGCATGGAGGTGCTGCTCGCGAGCGCACCGCTCGATGCGGCGGCGCCCGGGATCGTGGTGCCGCCGGCCACTACGGTGTGGACGCGCTGA
- a CDS encoding carbohydrate ABC transporter permease: MTTATSTPVQAEEALPAIPARRRRTSDDDDTRRTNWWATALIAVCSLTILVPLYLAVVVALKTPDQLVSGTGFEWPNPVNWSNFAEAWQRTNFPQALMNTAIITVGSVVFTLLTSSVVAYALARNIHRPFFKGVFFYLLAALFIPFPIIMLPLVKQTAILGLDNQAGMIVLYTIYGLSLNIFIYTAYIRSIPIELEEAARVDGASTWRVFWQVIFPLLTPMNATVGILTCVWAWNDFIMPLVVLTDPAARTLPLAQYVFQGQFNTDYTVAFASYLMAMAPLLIVYIFSQRWVISGVTRGSIK; encoded by the coding sequence ATGACGACCGCAACGAGCACCCCGGTGCAGGCCGAGGAGGCCCTGCCCGCCATCCCGGCTCGGAGACGCCGCACCTCGGACGACGACGACACCCGCCGCACCAACTGGTGGGCGACCGCCCTCATCGCGGTCTGCTCGCTGACGATCCTCGTCCCGCTCTACCTCGCGGTCGTGGTCGCGCTCAAGACTCCCGATCAGTTGGTGTCGGGCACGGGCTTCGAGTGGCCGAACCCGGTGAACTGGTCGAACTTCGCCGAGGCATGGCAGCGGACGAACTTCCCGCAGGCGCTCATGAACACCGCGATCATCACGGTCGGCTCGGTCGTGTTCACGCTGCTGACCAGCTCGGTCGTCGCGTACGCCTTGGCCCGCAACATCCACCGGCCGTTCTTCAAGGGCGTGTTCTTCTACCTGCTCGCGGCCCTGTTCATCCCGTTCCCGATCATCATGCTGCCGCTCGTGAAACAGACGGCGATCCTCGGGCTCGACAACCAGGCGGGCATGATCGTGCTCTACACGATCTACGGTCTGTCGCTGAACATCTTCATCTACACCGCCTACATCCGCTCGATCCCGATCGAGCTCGAGGAGGCCGCACGGGTCGACGGCGCGAGCACCTGGCGCGTGTTCTGGCAGGTGATCTTCCCGCTGCTGACCCCGATGAACGCGACCGTCGGGATCCTCACGTGCGTGTGGGCGTGGAACGACTTCATCATGCCGCTCGTCGTGCTGACCGATCCCGCCGCGCGAACGCTGCCACTCGCCCAGTACGTGTTCCAGGGACAGTTCAACACCGACTACACCGTCGCGTTCGCGTCGTACCTCATGGCGATGGCGCCGCTGCTCATCGTCTACATCTTCAGTCAGCGCTGGGTCATCTCCGGCGTGACGCGAGGCTCCATCAAGTAA
- a CDS encoding carbohydrate ABC transporter permease — protein MTTLTQAVRTSSTGGTKRRRAARVRVEARRAPSAYYWMVWPAVIAFAAFHTLPVLIGVFFSFTNYAGYGAWNFVGFANYVNLFRDDRVLAAYGFSFLFAIVATILTNVLSLAIALGLNAKIRARNFWRGVYFVPYVLAILVIGYVFQFFFSNSLPKILSGIPIFRDNILTNPDWAWTAIVGLAVWQACAFSIIIYLSGLQTIPAELYEAASLDGARAGRQFWSITFPLISAFFTINIVLSLKGFLQVFDPIVALTNGGPGTSTESVTLLIFRGGFSGGEFAYQTANAVVFFIVITVVSLFQFRVLQRREADF, from the coding sequence ATGACCACGTTGACCCAAGCGGTGCGCACGTCCTCGACGGGCGGCACCAAGCGCCGGCGCGCCGCGCGCGTGCGCGTCGAGGCCCGGCGCGCGCCATCCGCCTACTACTGGATGGTGTGGCCCGCGGTGATCGCCTTCGCGGCGTTCCACACGCTCCCGGTGCTCATCGGCGTCTTCTTCAGCTTCACCAACTACGCGGGCTACGGCGCGTGGAACTTCGTCGGTTTCGCCAACTACGTCAACCTGTTCCGCGACGACCGAGTGCTCGCCGCCTACGGCTTCTCGTTCCTGTTCGCGATCGTGGCGACGATCCTCACGAACGTGCTCTCGCTCGCGATCGCGCTCGGGCTCAACGCGAAGATCAGGGCGCGCAACTTCTGGCGCGGCGTCTACTTCGTGCCGTACGTGCTCGCGATCCTGGTGATCGGCTACGTGTTCCAGTTCTTCTTCTCGAACTCGCTGCCGAAGATCCTGTCGGGCATCCCGATCTTCCGCGACAACATCCTCACCAACCCCGATTGGGCGTGGACGGCGATCGTCGGGCTCGCGGTGTGGCAGGCCTGCGCGTTCTCGATCATCATCTACCTCTCGGGGCTGCAGACGATCCCCGCCGAGCTCTATGAGGCGGCCTCGCTCGACGGCGCCCGCGCCGGGCGGCAGTTCTGGTCGATCACGTTCCCGCTCATCAGCGCGTTCTTCACCATCAACATCGTGCTGAGCCTCAAGGGGTTCCTCCAGGTGTTCGACCCGATCGTCGCTCTCACGAACGGCGGCCCCGGCACGTCGACGGAATCGGTCACGCTGCTGATCTTCCGCGGCGGGTTCTCGGGCGGCGAGTTCGCCTACCAGACGGCCAACGCGGTGGTCTTCTTCATCGTCATCACGGTCGTCTCGCTCTTCCAGTTCCGGGTCCTTCAGCGCAGAGAGGCCGATTTCTGA
- a CDS encoding ABC transporter substrate-binding protein: MTFHPTRSQPPRRRRARRRTALAAASVAVAVAGLVLSGCAGSGGDGRVKLDFFQFKGEALEDFDRIIADFEAENPDIDVVQNQVADADTLIRTLLVKDRTPDVITLNANGNFGRLAQAGVFYDFSDEPVLDTINPAVQEILADLGTYPDEVNGLGYVNNANGIIYNEDIFEEQGLEVPETWDELIEVCEKLEAAGITPFYGTLADSWTGLPSFNALGAYPAQGDFFDRMREQGADTGPDSAVSFSKDFAEAMDQQYELFSYTQDGYRGKTYDDGNAAFANGEVAMLMQGIWAVSPIKAVNPDIRAGIFPYPATDDPDDRLLVSGVDVVVTMGKHGPHQEEALRFIEYLFQKDVIEEFAASQNMVPSVEGAELSDDPAIQSVAPWFDEGRITGFIDHQIPPSIPLAAIDQEFLFTGDADAALATLDREWSKVAARTIPVTGE; encoded by the coding sequence ATGACGTTCCATCCCACCCGCTCGCAGCCGCCCCGGAGGCGGCGCGCGCGACGACGCACGGCGCTCGCCGCGGCATCCGTCGCCGTCGCCGTCGCGGGCCTCGTCCTCTCGGGCTGCGCCGGCTCGGGCGGCGACGGCCGCGTGAAGCTCGACTTCTTCCAGTTCAAGGGCGAGGCGCTCGAGGACTTCGACCGGATCATCGCCGACTTCGAGGCCGAGAACCCCGACATCGACGTGGTGCAGAACCAGGTCGCCGACGCCGACACGCTGATCCGCACGCTGCTCGTGAAGGACCGCACGCCCGACGTCATCACCCTGAACGCGAACGGCAACTTCGGCCGGCTCGCGCAGGCGGGCGTGTTCTACGACTTCTCCGACGAGCCCGTGCTCGACACGATCAATCCCGCGGTGCAGGAGATCCTCGCCGACCTCGGCACCTACCCCGACGAGGTGAACGGGCTCGGGTACGTCAACAACGCCAACGGCATCATCTACAACGAGGACATCTTCGAGGAGCAGGGCCTCGAGGTGCCGGAGACGTGGGACGAGCTGATCGAGGTCTGCGAGAAACTCGAGGCGGCGGGCATCACGCCGTTCTACGGCACCCTCGCCGACTCGTGGACCGGCCTGCCGTCGTTCAACGCGCTCGGCGCGTACCCCGCGCAGGGCGACTTCTTCGACCGGATGCGCGAGCAGGGCGCCGACACGGGCCCCGACTCGGCGGTCTCGTTCTCGAAGGACTTCGCCGAGGCGATGGACCAGCAGTACGAACTCTTCTCGTACACGCAGGACGGCTACCGCGGCAAGACCTACGACGACGGCAACGCCGCCTTCGCGAACGGCGAGGTCGCCATGCTCATGCAGGGCATCTGGGCGGTCAGCCCGATCAAGGCGGTGAACCCCGACATCCGCGCCGGGATCTTCCCCTACCCCGCGACCGACGACCCCGACGACCGGCTGCTCGTCTCGGGCGTCGACGTCGTGGTGACCATGGGCAAGCACGGGCCGCACCAGGAGGAGGCGCTGCGCTTCATCGAGTACCTCTTCCAGAAGGACGTCATCGAGGAGTTCGCCGCGTCGCAGAACATGGTCCCCTCGGTCGAGGGCGCGGAGCTCAGCGACGACCCCGCGATCCAGTCGGTCGCGCCGTGGTTCGACGAGGGCCGGATCACCGGCTTCATCGACCACCAGATCCCGCCGAGCATCCCGCTCGCAGCGATCGACCAGGAGTTCCTGTTCACCGGCGACGCGGACGCCGCGCTCGCCACCCTCGACCGCGAGTGGAGCAAGGTCGCCGCTCGCACCATCCCAGTGACGGGAGAGTGA
- a CDS encoding alpha-galactosidase, translating to MQRRTELAYLRNGGTSVVLDARHAALPVIVAWGPDLGDLGPDDLAALGLGARPQRVSGGLDQPARLTVIPQESGGWLGTPGLAGHRAGRDFSTKLVTESIEVDGPSAVITATDAAARLAATIELHVTDAGLLRQRITLENRSAEPYELVALAPTFPLPRDVDELLDTTGRHLRERSPQRHAFTIGSHVRDSRRGRPGADASLLLAAGRAGFGFERGLVYAVHTAWSGNHRLLAERTPTADAFLSAGELLAPGEIRLAEGESYTTPWAIGSWGDGLNELSKRFHDELRARPQHPQRPRPVTLNTWEAVYFDHDLDTLTALAERAARVGVERFVLDDGWFRGRRDDTSGLGDWFVDADVWPEGLGPIIERVRGLGMEFGLWVEPEMVNLDSDLAREHPDWILRGRDELPVEARQQHVLDLAHPDARQYLLDRLDALLAEYDIAYLKWDHNRDLLEAGAADTGRPRVHENVAALYRLLAALKRRHPGLEIESCASGGARVDLGILEHTDRIWTSDTLDPIERLQIQRYTGLLVPTEIMGAHLTSPEVHSTGRSVSLDLSAGIALFGHFGIEWNLTDLDDAGLDAVASWVARHKAHRALIHSGALVHGDTPDATTDVRGVVARDAASALFTFTQVSTSVTYPPGRFTLPGLAPDRRYTVRIVAGSVADGPGQSSLPWVEQPITLTGRQLGTVGLQAPVLFPAQLVLLELTAPPTE from the coding sequence ATGCAACGCCGCACCGAGCTCGCCTACCTCCGCAACGGAGGCACCAGCGTCGTCCTCGACGCCCGCCACGCCGCCCTCCCCGTCATCGTCGCGTGGGGGCCCGACCTCGGTGATCTCGGGCCCGACGACCTCGCGGCGCTCGGCCTCGGCGCCCGGCCGCAGCGCGTCTCCGGCGGCCTCGACCAGCCGGCACGCCTCACCGTCATCCCGCAGGAGTCGGGCGGATGGCTCGGCACGCCGGGGCTCGCGGGACACCGCGCGGGCCGCGACTTCTCCACCAAGCTCGTCACCGAGTCCATCGAGGTCGACGGCCCCTCGGCCGTGATCACCGCGACGGATGCCGCGGCCCGCCTCGCGGCGACGATCGAACTGCACGTGACCGACGCGGGCCTGCTCCGCCAGCGCATCACGCTCGAGAACCGTTCCGCCGAGCCGTACGAGCTCGTCGCGCTCGCGCCCACGTTCCCGCTGCCCCGAGACGTCGACGAGTTGCTCGACACGACCGGGCGACACCTCCGCGAGCGCAGCCCGCAGCGGCACGCGTTCACCATCGGCTCGCACGTGCGCGACAGCCGACGCGGCCGGCCCGGCGCCGACGCGAGCCTGCTCCTCGCCGCCGGCCGAGCCGGCTTCGGCTTCGAACGCGGCCTCGTCTACGCCGTGCACACCGCCTGGAGCGGCAACCACCGCCTGCTCGCCGAGCGCACCCCGACCGCCGACGCCTTCCTCAGTGCGGGCGAACTGCTCGCGCCGGGCGAGATCCGGCTGGCGGAGGGCGAGTCGTACACGACGCCCTGGGCGATCGGCTCGTGGGGCGACGGACTGAACGAGCTGTCGAAGCGATTCCACGACGAGCTGCGCGCCCGGCCGCAGCATCCGCAGCGCCCCCGGCCGGTCACGCTCAACACGTGGGAGGCCGTGTACTTCGACCACGACCTCGACACGCTCACCGCCCTCGCCGAACGCGCGGCGCGGGTCGGCGTCGAGCGCTTCGTGCTCGACGACGGATGGTTCCGCGGCCGCCGCGACGACACCTCGGGCCTGGGCGACTGGTTCGTCGACGCCGACGTGTGGCCCGAGGGCCTCGGTCCGATCATCGAGCGCGTCCGCGGCCTGGGCATGGAGTTCGGCCTCTGGGTCGAGCCCGAGATGGTCAACCTCGACAGCGACCTGGCCCGCGAGCACCCCGACTGGATCCTGCGCGGCCGCGACGAACTGCCCGTCGAGGCGCGGCAGCAGCACGTGCTCGACCTCGCCCACCCCGACGCCCGGCAGTACCTGCTCGACCGGCTCGACGCGCTGCTCGCCGAGTACGACATCGCCTACCTGAAGTGGGACCACAACCGCGACCTGCTCGAGGCGGGCGCCGCCGACACCGGACGGCCGCGCGTGCACGAGAACGTCGCCGCGCTGTACCGCCTGCTCGCCGCGCTCAAGCGCCGCCACCCCGGCCTCGAGATCGAGTCGTGCGCCTCGGGCGGCGCTCGCGTCGACCTCGGGATCCTCGAGCACACCGACCGCATCTGGACCTCCGACACGCTCGACCCGATCGAGCGGCTGCAGATCCAGCGCTACACCGGCCTGCTCGTGCCCACCGAGATCATGGGCGCGCACCTGACCAGCCCCGAGGTGCACTCGACCGGCCGCTCGGTCTCGCTCGACCTCAGCGCCGGCATCGCGCTGTTCGGCCACTTCGGCATCGAGTGGAACCTCACCGACCTCGACGACGCCGGGCTCGACGCCGTCGCGAGTTGGGTCGCACGGCACAAGGCCCACCGCGCGCTCATCCACTCCGGCGCCCTCGTGCACGGCGACACACCGGATGCCACGACCGACGTCCGCGGCGTGGTCGCGCGCGACGCGGCATCCGCCCTCTTCACGTTCACGCAGGTCTCGACCAGCGTGACCTACCCGCCCGGCCGGTTCACCCTGCCGGGACTCGCCCCCGACCGCCGGTACACCGTGCGGATCGTCGCGGGCAGCGTCGCCGACGGCCCCGGCCAGTCGTCGCTGCCCTGGGTCGAGCAGCCGATCACGCTGACCGGTCGCCAGCTCGGCACGGTGGGCCTGCAGGCCCCCGTGCTCTTCCCAGCCCAGCTCGTGCTGCTCGAGCTCACCGCACCGCCGACCGAGTAA